A stretch of Babesia bigemina genome assembly Bbig001, chromosome : V DNA encodes these proteins:
- a CDS encoding -Telomerase reverse transcriptase, with product MTQCLDIIRSQNVSKLLEWLVEDDSCRWIELMSTLREHVDKKDVATFCCEHVRFLATGRFSKVRQLFDDENLNAIATGLGNGSIHSTIDNPILPEQEQITVKRYTFEDFDDLLEAACDRVEPSLAFVAAIEYLRHCHSNIERILRLLEKTITRCTDRAPRITTAAAALSQVFQHYKDLSPCIGFLQRMWVLDMNDMHNVSKASLTSLVLQMHTSVICGKASFEDRDAGVHLANLLCCWKNDVLSWVSRICVYSSQTTLCTLDTTPLDEALCCFWLLTDDRSVMPQVYSLQCLVSMHIKVTYVLVSNDVDAQFNLCDMVSKLCARVDTMVEKSGYLLASPPDDIIMTLLRCCSLKPLSECALKTIQTFMQLLPDDGQVDLFCRVSSRCSTDASLATCLRTLGPHLLSITPRLQMSIIMALKSLLKRIIPDVCKFHESLDCILTWIESLHPLVEADSQGSKLSLDIHHALTQLIVDGDLSAEHNARLLTVIEPQRSCKRLLQYYGQVVKAHHHLVEICGDDVDFLSNVCGLGSVCDEKVEDEHYLLAVIVSRCILVQTEPTNVRNVVDVRKEVHNTLNCNLRSTTGEQCKRKGHCFMNLQRDSLITGVSLAHRIRNPGIFLRSAIFESISKFAGREVIHGILHNRRVLVPDYIFKFSRDVGCSLLLGENATPEELKIIRSFLRDVVIRMDSIYIRQDTGNLVSRPFVFIQLTGTVMYNDNFCVSMAKGTWSHITLSRNLMLYKDSFNGKFGFGRASLLEAVVELFTRHGRESNSTDLRSNEDAFQLNYSTKNNHIRTLFNPAKNNRPFIASNANDRFYVPLENNTIHSSVVWKLFHFVLFDKGFVHSQLKERYNRVRNFIGNLTTVHRETVKRHRGLMSSIYPHFKKLLYNIRCLDLRGEYWSYFGDQTISDSEKNSGIDHNRVISFVHKVVERVVPRSLLGCEENFARLKDVCRSIVVLNKGENLDMSQVMQGFKATGCPWYGDKSVRLSRSKVRTILEYICRLVFLILEHMVIPLLRRHFYVTEADFSMYRLLYFRKADWHRMVMLANEAYTSDPGSIPHERGHRRERMSAALEDMTRPVTVSDPDLSRYGALGGCIRVRWIPKLSGMRPIMNCNTANVTRFGKYTNCSVNSMMRMPFQALTAHIRMNPRFLGHGILGYTGVFRSIKQWWARFMRMMRHSTPRKNFVTLYVTLADLSRCYEHIKHGYLLRLLSSMKIQGNLLFKHIYRRNLIHVASFPNSYGKRVTYLSNDSSSLSPPQIWSLLSCSFGQFSIYSRYVNRDLSQHVSKSDIVAAVKMLLSRCSTSLPKCSPSQLFHKNVGIPQGCCISPLLCSLYLAQGDLHGSVRKLVGTNSANLLLRWIDDFIFISNGEEDTVEMLKILRDTSVFGMAINDKLFTMRLDLPVSRNSTKLTHHTSSSNVEVVDGFRKPFDNTVSRMSTRAESCTGLRDSVDTNGEALLSWINCSFDFDLVRGRLNATLIPWKNELCSIRDSLKLSKKPFTTPMFAYIEQRVLGYIANRLKHGLFTNVELNTQRCILQNSYVVMRIATMKAFSFASALLGEFRGFMNPKYIGKLTHKMVDYALELISLGGLDIRNTRLRDLLQLAVINTFSSTWHRRLRRRYSRRNIAFSRAIERLFKGKWPSYGHASPG from the exons ATGACACAGTGCCTCGACATAATACGTTCCCAAAACGTTTCCAAACTGTTGGAGTGGTTGGTTGAGGATGACAGCTGCCGGTGGATCGAACTTATGAGCACATTAAGAGAGCACGTAGATAAAAAGGATGTGGCTACTTTTTGCTGCGAACATGTTCGTTTCCTGGCCACCGGGCGATTTTCCAAAGTCCGGCAACTATTCGATGATGAAAATCTTAACGCCATTGCAACAGGCTTGGGAAACGGATCCATACACAGCACAATAGACAACCCAATTTTACCCGAGCAAGAACAAATAACTGTGAAAAGATATACATTTGAGGATTTTGATGACCTGTTGGAAGCAGCGTGCGATCGAGTTGAACCATCACTAGCATTTGTGGCTGCGATTGAATACCTCCGTCACTGCCACTCGAATATAGAAAGAATCCTGCGTCTTTTGGAAAAAACCATAACCCGATGCACCGACCGCGCACCTCGTATCACTACAGCTGCGGCAGCTTTGTCCCAAGTTTTCCAGCATTACAAGGACTTGTCGCCTTGCATTGGTTTTTTACAGCGTATGTGGGTTTTGGATATGAACGATATGCACAATGTATCAAAAGCGAGTTTAACATCACTAGTATTACAAATGCACACAAGTGTCATCTGTGGCAAGGCAAGTTTCGAAGATCGTGATGCAGGCGTTCACTTGGCTAATCTTCTGTGCTGCTGGAAGAACGACGTATTATCCTGGGTTTCGCGCATATGCGTTTACAGCAGTCAAACTACACTATGCACTCTGGATACAACACCTCTGGATGAGGCACTGTGTTGCTTTTGGTTACTGACGGATGATCGCAGTGTGATGCCGCAGGTATATTCTTTACAGTGCCTGGTATCCATGCATATTaaggtgacctatgtgctggtGAGCAACGACGTCGACGCGCAATTTAATTTATGTGATATGGTATCAAAATTGTGTGCACGGGTTGATACGATGGTGGAAAAGTCTGGCTACCTTCTGGCGTCACCTCCCGACGATATCATAATGACGTTGCTACGATGTTGTTCTCTTAAGCCACTGAGTGAATGTGCTTTAAAGACGATACAAACTTTCATGCAGTTACTGCCCGATGACGGCCAAGTTGACCTCTTTTGCCGCGTTTCCTCCCGATGTTCCACCGACGCCTCGTTGGCCACATGTCTACGGACGCTCGGCCCTCACCTCCTAAGTATCACACCGAGGCTTCAAATGAGCATTATAATGGCATTAAAGAGTTTGTTGAAACGTATAATACCAGATGTGTGCAAGTTCCACGAATCCTTGGATTGCATTTTGACTTGGATAGAGTCGCTGCACCCGTTGGTTGAGGCTGACTCTCAAGGATCCAAGTTGTCATTGGATATACACCATGCACTCACACAACTGATTGTAGATGGCGACTTGAGCGCCGAACACAACGCTCGTCTTCTCACCGTCATAGAAC CGCAGCGCAGTTGTAAGCGATTATTGCAATACTACGGTCAGGTGGTTAAGGCACATCACCACTTGGTTGAGATTTGCGGAGATGATGTTGACTTTTTGTCTAATGTATGTGGTCTTGGGTCCGTATGTGACGAGAAAGTTGAAGATGAACATTACCTATTGGCGGTGATAGTTTCCAGATGCATATTGGTACAAACGGAACCAACAAACGTAAGAAATGTTGTCGATGTTCGTAAAGAAGTGCATAATACGCTCAACTGCAACTTGCGAAGCACTACGGGTGAACAGTGTAAGAGAAAAGGTCATTGTTTTATGAACCTCCAAAGAGACTCTCTGATAACGGGCGTATCATTGGCGCACCGCATACGTAACCCGGGCATATTCTTGCGATCTGCCATTTTTGAGAGCATATCTAAATTTGCAGGCAGGGAAGTGATACATGGCATTTTGCACAACCGTCGTGTGTTAGTACCTGATTATATATTCAAGTTCAGCCGCGATGTTGGATGTTCCTTGTTGTTGGGTGAAAATGCAACACCCGAAGAGCTCAAAATCATACGTAGCTTCTTAAGGGACGTTGTTATAAGAATGGATTCTATATATATACGCCAAGATACTGGCAATTTGGTGTCAAGGCCCTTTGTTTTTATTCAGTTGACTGGTACCGTTATGTACAATGACAATTTCTGCGTATCAATGGCTAAAGGAACTTGGTCACATATAACGCTTTCTAGGAATTTGATGCTGTATAAGGACTCGTTTAATGGCAAATTTGGATTCGGGCGGGCAAGCCTTCTGGAGGCAGTCGTGGAGTTGTTTACAAGACATGGTCGGGAGAGCAATTCAACGGATTTGCGCAGCAACGAAGATGCGTTTCAGCTGAATTACAGTACTAAAAATAATCACATACGGACTTTATTTAACCCCGCAAAGAATAATCGGCCGTTTATAGCGTCGAATGCAAATGATCGGTTCTACGTACCATTGGAAAACAACACCATTCATAGTTCAGTAGTGTGGAAACTGTTCCATTTTGTTTTGTTCGACAAAGGTTTCGTGCATAGCCAATTAAAAGAAAGGTACAATAGGGTCCGGAATTTCATAGGAAACCTGACAACTGTTCATCGTGAGACGGTAAAACGTCATAGGGGTTTAATGAGCAGCATTTATCCACATTTTAAGAAATTGCTCTATAATATAAGATGTTTAGACCTACGCGGAGAGTATTGGTCGTATTTTGGTGACCAAACGATTAGCGACTCCGAGAAGAACTCCGGAATTGATCACAATCGTGTTATTAGTTTTGTCCATAAGGTTGTAGAGAGAGTTGTACCGCGAAGTCTCTTGGGTTGCGAAGAAAACTTCGCACGTTTGAAAGACGTTTGTAGAAGTATTGTGGTTTTGAACAAAGGTGAAAATTTGGATATGTCACAAGTCATGCAGGGATTTAAGGCTACTGGCTGCCCATGGTACGGTGACAAAAGCGTTAGGCTTAGCCGGAGTAAAGTGCGCACGATTCTAGAATACATATGCAGACTCGTTTTCCTCATATTAGAACATATGGTGATACCGTTGCTGCGGAGGCATTTTTACGTCACGGAAGCAGATTTCTCAATGTACCGTCTGCTTTACTTCAGAAAGGCTGACTGGCACCGCATGGTTATGCTAGCTAACGAAGCATACACATCTGATCCAGGCTCTATTCCGCACGAAAGGGGCCATCGTAGGGAACGAATGTCGGCGGCGCTTGAAGACATGACACGTCCGGTAACGGTTTCAGATCCCGACTTATCTAGGTATGGCGCACTTGGTGGTTGTATCAGAGTTCGTTGGATACCTAAACTTTCTGGAATGCGCCCCATTATGAATTGCAATACTGCTAATGTAACTAGGTTTGGTAAATATACAAACTGTTCCGTCAATAGTATGATGCGTATGCCTTTCCAGGCACTTACAGCGCACATACGTATGAACCCACGTTTTTTGGGGCATGGAATATTGGGTTACACCGGTGTGTTCCGTTCGATAAAACAGTGGTGGGCACGGTTTATGAGGATGATGCGCCACTCCACTCCCCGCAAAAACTTTGTGACGTTGTATGTTACATTGGCTGACCTTTCCCGTTGTTACGAGCACATCAAGCATGGTTATCTTTTGAGGTTGCTAAGTAGCATGAAGATACAAGGCAATTTACTCTTCAAACACATCTATCGGCGCAACTTGATTCATGTGGCGTCATTCCCCAATTCGTACGGAAAACGCGTAACCTATTTATCCAATGACTCTTCTTCCCTTTCTCCACCCCAAATTTGGTCTCTATTGTCGTGTAGTTTTGGCCAGTTTTCCATTTATTCACGTTACGTGAACCGTGACCTCTCGCAACATGTATCTAAATCAGATATAGTTGCAGCTGTAAAAATGCTCTTGTCGCGTTGTAGCACTTCCCTTCCTAAATGCAGCCCAAGTCAACTATTTCACAAAAACGTGGGAATACCCCAGGGGTGTTGTATATCCCCTTTGCTTTGTAGTCTGTACCTAGCTCAAGGAGACTTGCACGGTAGTGTACGGAAACTGGTAGGAACTAATAGTGCAAACTTGTTGTTGCGTTGGATCGATGATTTTATTTTCATCTCTAATGGTGAAGAAGACACGGTAGAGATGTTAAAAATCCTCAGAGATACATCAGTTTTTGGAATGGCAATCAACGATAAGTTGTTCACAATGCGCTTGGACCTTCCAGTTTCGAGAAATTCAACCAAATTAACACATCATACAAGTAGTTCAAACGTTGAAGTTGTCGATGGGTTCCGTAAACCGTTTGATAATACCGTGAGCCGCATGAGTACCAGAGCAGAAAGCTGCACAGGACTTCGTGATTCAGTCGACACAAATGGGGAGGCTTTATTATCGTGGATAAACTGTTCCTTTGACTTCGATCTGGTAAGAGGACGTTTAAATGCCACCTTGATACCGTGGAAAAACGAGCTTTGCAGTATAAGGGATTCACTAAAGCTTTCAAAGAAGCCTTttaccacaccaatgttcGCCTATATAGAGCAGCGTGTTTTGGGGTACATTGCTAACCGTTTGAAACATGGCTTGTTCACTAACGTGGAACTGAATACGCAGCGTTGCATACTGCAGAATTCTTACGTTGTTATGCGCATCGCTACGATGAAGGCGTTTAGTTTCGCATCCGCTCTACTTGGGGAATTTCGCGGATTCATGAACCCTAAGTACATTGGCAAATTAACACACAAGATGGTAGACTACGCACTTGAGCTGATATCACTGGGGGGTCTGGATATCCGAAATACCAGGTTGCGTGATTTATTACAACTCGCTGTAATTAACACGTTTTCGTCAACTTGGCACCGACGTCTAAGAAGGAGATATAGCCGTAGAAATATCGCATTTTCACGTGCTATTGAGAGACTGTTCAAGGGGAAATGGCCCTCATATGGGCATGCTTCTCCAGGTTGA
- a CDS encoding U6 snRNA-associated Sm-like protein LSm4, putative, whose product MIPNAATSDNLKSGQESTSVNIVYHSIIAPQLIELKSGETYSGILASCDSFMNVHMVNAICTSKRGDEFWKLDECFIRGNNVKSFRLPEEVADLAVEDAKGTREFSVMYQCDVATARPSTSNSRARGSFFSVINDTK is encoded by the exons ATGATCCCGAATGCAGCTACCTCTGACAATCTTAAGAGCGGGCAAGAGTCAACCAGCG TCAACATCGTATACCATTCCATCATAGCACCTCAGCTCATAGAACTCAAGAGCGGTGAAACGTACAGTGGGATCCTTGCTTCTTGCGATTCATTCATGAATGTTCACATGGTCAATGCAATATGCACATCAAAG AGGGGCGACGAGTTTTGGAAACTAGATGAGTGCTTTATTCGGGGAAACAATGTTAAATCATTCCGCCTGCCGGAAGAAGTTGCCGATTTAGCTGTTGAGGATGCAAAAGGTACCCGTGAGTTTTCTGTGATGTATCAATGTGACGTAGCCACAGCAAGACCGTCCACGTCCAATTCCAGGGCAAGAGGTAGTTTCTTTAGTGTGATAAATGATACCAAGTAG
- a CDS encoding RNA recognition motif. (a.k.a. RRM, RBD, or RNP) domain containing protein, putative, producing MAARKTLKATVPKKPKAAAVKKTGEKTIKKAPFAESRTPRVVKQDMCKDNQPTDNPELELQSEASNDSAAALVGEKHACADMNRVQEIITDDVTPQLESCTVAGEDNCAAVEMDEEQAISPLDDQQNQQADENDVQYEEEKIAAFRLFVSKLAYEATREDLEDYFSQFGVLIDIHIPRQPGNPALNKGYGFVSFENEGDLLKVLEAPSHVILGRDVMIDRATGQKYHSSTKAMDDTSTRYRDIYPRYKRQYDEKDLRLDRYYRKEREDHYRYSYYGSDRGSYASPVSYSRTYSGFDPHKPVSYVFSGSSKPEHYGDIEYDNRYNTRASLPPKTRPRTVPKLFIGRLGPETTVGTMRNYFSQFGEIADAYIPRDSYTQKSKGFGFLTFAHKDALHAVMEPNAKHYIDGKEVVVDYADTSTRRN from the exons ATGGCTGCAAGGAAAACATTGAAGGCTACTGTGCCCAAAAAACCTAAAGCAGCCGCAGTGAAGAAAACGGGAGAGAAGACAATAAAAAAGGCGCCATTTGCAGAATCTAGGACACCAAGGGTAGTTAAGCAAGACATGTGTAAGGATAATCAGCCAACCGATAACCCAGAACTCGAACTGCAGTCTGAGGCATCCAATGactctgctgctgctcttGTCGGTGAAAAACACGCGTGTGCCGATATGAATAGAGTCCAGGAAATTATCACCGATGACGTAACTCCACAACTGGAGAGCTGCACTGTTGCAGGGGAAGATAATTGCGCAGCTGTAGAAATGGATGAAGAGCAGGCAATTTCGCCTCTGGATGATCAGCAGAACCAACAGGCTGATGAAAACGATGTGCAATATGAAGAAGAAAAGATTGCGGCATTCAGATTATTCGTTTCGAAATTGGCGTACGAAGCTACGAGAGAAGACCTGGAAGACTATTTTAGCCAG TTTGGCGTGTTAATCGACATTCACATACCGCGACAACCGGGCAACCCAGCACTTAATAAAGGATATGGTTTCGTTTCCTTCGAAAACGAGGGTGATTTATTAAAG GTTCTAGAGGCACCATCTCATGTTATACTTGGCAGGGATGTCATGATAGATAGGGCTACGGGGCAAAAATATCACAGCA GCACCAAAGCAATGGACGACACTAGCACACGGTACAGAGATATTTATCCCAGATATAAGCGCCAATATGATGAAAAGGACTTGCGTTTGGACAGATATTACAGAAAGGAGAGAGAAGATCATTATAGGTACTCTTACTATGGCAGCGATCGTGGCAGCTATGCTAGCCCAGTCAGCTACTCTAGGACTTATTCCGGTTTCGACCCACACAAACCCGTGAGCTACGTTTTTTCAGGGTCCTCCAAGCCAGAACATTACG GAGACATAGAGTACGACAATcgctacaacaccagggCATCCTTGCCTCCGAAAACGAGGCCTCGTACGGTCCCGAAATTATTTATTGGTAGATTAGGGCCGGAGACTACAGTAGGAACAATGAGGAATTACTTTTCTCAGTTTGGCGAGATTGCTGACGCTTACATTCCGCGCGACTCGTACACTCAAAAAAGTAAAGGCTTTGGGTTTTTAACGTTTGCTCATAAGGACGCATTGCACGCCGTGATGGAGCCAAATGCCAAACACTACATTGATGGTAAGGAAGTCGTGGTGGATTATGCCGATACTTCCACCCGCCGGAATTGA